Part of the Thermococcus sp. genome is shown below.
AAGGTGGAGGTTTTTCTTGAGGCTTTCAAAGGAAAGACCGTCGCGAAGGGTCCACCAAATCGCCAGCGAGGAAACCCCAAGGAAAGTATCCTCTTTCACCGACAGGAGTAGAAGAGAGGCGAAAAGGAAAGCACGGTCTCTGCCATCCACGAGGAAGATTGCGGCGAGGAGGAAAAGGGGAACCGCGAGTGAGACGGGGTGGAACTCGAATAGGTTTATCCCAACGAGAGAGGAGTTGAATGCGTAGAGCACCGTCAGAGCAACGGCGAGTTTCTCATTAAGGGCCCTTTTGGCAAGGAAATAAGCTAGAAGGACCGAAGAGCCAAGGGAAAGGCTCTGAATAACCAGGAGGGTCTTCGGTGAGGGAAAGAGCTTGAAAACGGGAGCAAGGAGTAATAGGAGTGGCTGGAAATGAACGCCAAAGTGATTGGAGACGCCGTAGAGTTGCCACTCGACGGTGTTGAAGAGTGGTCGGCCGTGGACGAAGCCCGCGAGGGATTGGGTGAAAATACCGAGGTCAAGGCTGGAGTAGAGAAGGTATCTGAACTTAAGAAGGCTTAGATGAACCATAGCGAGCGAATAAACTAAAGCTATGAGAACCGCGGTAACGTCGTAATACAATAATCGAGTTTTAATTTGAAACTTCACCATCAAAAGTAGTTAAAAGCTGAATTTAAAATCATTTCGCCCACTCGTCGGCGAGGTGTGTTATCTCCTCACGAACCCTCGCGCGGTCGGGCTTGTCAACGACGAGAAAGACCTCCTGAACGGAACCGTCGCTCTTGGCGACGAGCTTTAAGCCGGTTTGAGTTTCCCGCGTTACCTTAATCTCGAAGCCCCTCGAATCGCTCGCGTAAATCCTTCCCGGGATTACCTTTTTAACCCCGGGAA
Proteins encoded:
- a CDS encoding DUF2103 domain-containing protein; protein product: PGVKKVIPGRIYASDSRGFEIKVTRETQTGLKLVAKSDGSVQEVFLVVDKPDRARVREEITHLADEWAK